A genomic region of Choristoneura fumiferana chromosome 17, NRCan_CFum_1, whole genome shotgun sequence contains the following coding sequences:
- the LOC141437462 gene encoding phosphatidylinositol-glycan biosynthesis class X protein-like isoform X1 codes for MLKRLKNVVPVLSCLFVISHSNSCSFDIKVKQTLRNEGFHRNITYGIVFNSDANRDSWPLRDCIIGLDQTLPPGVYANPDELGDLRRAGKLNVIPKTRINTELPAEQSTSSSVYIIGEVTDDKAYLWMPVHARYHQAVPGGGMARNEIHAPRLFLRCADGRLARCAGAAISFLCNGGSRDQCSWRELPYTLVNNKYSAVP; via the exons ATGTTGAAGAGATTGAAAAATGTCGTGCCCGTGCTATCATGTCTCTTTGTAATTTCGCATTCAAACTCGTGTAGTTTTGATATTAAAGTCAAACAAACCCTCCGTAATGAAGGATTCCATAG GAACATAACCTATGGCATTGTCTTCAATAGCGATGCAAACCGGGACTCTTGGCCTCTGCGGGACTGCATCATAGGGCTGGACCAAACGCTGCCTCCAGGAGTATATGCTAACCCTGATGAACTGGGGGATTTGAGGAGAGCAGGAAAG CTGAACGTAATACCGAAGACTCGTATCAACACGGAGCTTCCGGCTGAACAGTCTACCTCCAGCAGTGTATACATCATCGGAGAGGTGACAGACGACAAGGCCTATCTATGGATGCCGGTGCATGCAAGATACCATCAAGCTGTCCCTGGCGGAGG TATGGCGCGGAACGAGATACACGCGCCGCGTTTGTTCCTGCGCTGCGCGGACGGGCGGCTGgcgcgctgcgccggcgccgccatcAGCTTCCTCTGCAACGGCGGCTCCCGGGACCAGTGCAGCTGGAGAGAACTGCCATACACCTTGGTAAACAATAAATACTCTGCAGTTCCATAG
- the LOC141437462 gene encoding phosphatidylinositol-glycan biosynthesis class X protein-like isoform X2, whose translation MTTGRFRNITYGIVFNSDANRDSWPLRDCIIGLDQTLPPGVYANPDELGDLRRAGKLNVIPKTRINTELPAEQSTSSSVYIIGEVTDDKAYLWMPVHARYHQAVPGGGMARNEIHAPRLFLRCADGRLARCAGAAISFLCNGGSRDQCSWRELPYTLVNNKYSAVP comes from the exons ATGacaaccggtcgctttag GAACATAACCTATGGCATTGTCTTCAATAGCGATGCAAACCGGGACTCTTGGCCTCTGCGGGACTGCATCATAGGGCTGGACCAAACGCTGCCTCCAGGAGTATATGCTAACCCTGATGAACTGGGGGATTTGAGGAGAGCAGGAAAG CTGAACGTAATACCGAAGACTCGTATCAACACGGAGCTTCCGGCTGAACAGTCTACCTCCAGCAGTGTATACATCATCGGAGAGGTGACAGACGACAAGGCCTATCTATGGATGCCGGTGCATGCAAGATACCATCAAGCTGTCCCTGGCGGAGG TATGGCGCGGAACGAGATACACGCGCCGCGTTTGTTCCTGCGCTGCGCGGACGGGCGGCTGgcgcgctgcgccggcgccgccatcAGCTTCCTCTGCAACGGCGGCTCCCGGGACCAGTGCAGCTGGAGAGAACTGCCATACACCTTGGTAAACAATAAATACTCTGCAGTTCCATAG